The window TCATCCACGGTGCAGCCATTGTTCAGCGCACCGCGCACGTGGCCTTTCAATTCCTGCGGGCACTTCAGTGCGGTCAATGCGGCGAGGGTGATCAGGCTGCGGGTTTTCAGCGGCAGACCTTCACGGTTCCACACAGCGCCCCAAGCGTGTTCGTTGACGAAGTCCTGCAACGGTTGGGTGAACTCGGTGGCATTGCCCAGCGCGCGGTCGACGAAGGCATCGCCCATCACTTGGCGTCGGACTTCAACGCCGGGTTTCTTGTTATCGGTCATGGCAATTCCCTCTTATGGTGTTGGCGACGCCAGGCGCGCAGCGACGTGAACAGCAAGAACGCCAACAGCGCCGGCAGGACGAAAAACAGCATCAAGTGTTCAAGCTTGCCCGCCAGCGGCATGCCGGTGGTGAACGACACCACGTGCAGGCCGTAAGCCAGGTACAAACCCAAAAACAGCAGGCCTTCGGCGCGGGTCACCCGGTAACCGGAATAGAACACCGGCAGGCACAACGCCGCGACGCCGAGCATCACCGGCAAGTCGAAATCCAGCGCATTGGGCGATACCGACAATGGTGATGGCGCGACCAGCGCAGTCAAACCCAGCACCCCCAGAAGATTGAACAAATTGCTGCCGATCACGTTGCCCACGGCAATCTCTCGCTGACCGCGCAAGGCAGCGATCAATGAAGTGGCGAGCTCCGGCAGCGATGTGCTGACGGCGACAATAGTCAGGCCGATGATTCGCTCGGACAGTCCGAGATCAGTGGCGACCGCCACCGCTGCGCCCAGCAGTAAATGCCCTGCATAAACCAACATCGCCAGGCCGACGACGATCATCAGCAAGCTGCTGAACCACGGCGCTTCGCCGGTGTGGTTGTGACTCGATACCGGGCGCACCGAATGTCGCGACTGGCGCAGCAACAACGCCAGATACACCAGCAGCGCCGTCAGCAATATCACGCCGTCGGCGCGGGTCAGTTCTTCATTCCAGGCGAGGACGAACACCAGCAGGCTGGCGCCAATCATTAGCGGAATATCCAGGCGCACCAGTTGCCGCGAAACCCGCAGCGGAATGATCAGCGCCGATAACCCGAGCGTGACGAGGATGTTGAAAATGCTGCTGCCGATCACGCTGCCGACGGCGATGTCGGCGTTGTGCGCCAACGTGGCTTGCAGGCTGACGGCCATCTGCGGTGCGCTGCTGCCGAGGGCGACGATGGTCAAGCCGATGATCAGCGGCCGAACGTGCAGCCGCGCTGCCAGGCGCACCGCGGCGCGCACCATCAATTCGGCGCCGGCAATCAGCAGGAACAGCCCGCTGAGCAATTCGACCACGTTGATCAGGGGTAAGTCGGCTAGTCCGAAAATGGCCAGGGCTCCAGGTGTCAGTCGAGGGCTTGCACGCGTACCCGCGCGGTGCCGCTCTTGAGCATGCCCAAGCGTTCGGCGGCTTCATGGGACAGATCGATCAGGCGGCCACGAGTATGCGGCCCGCGGTCGTTGATGCGCACCACGCAGGATCTGTCGTTGTTCAGATTGGTGACCTTCACCCGTGTGCCGAAGGGTAGCTGGCGGTGGGCGGCGGTCATGGAATTCTTGTCGAAACGCTCGCCGCTGGCGGTGCGTTTGCCTTGGTGTTTGGCGCCGTAATACGAGGCAACGCCGGTTTTGTCGTAGCCGTGCGGGTCGACGATGTCGTTGCTGGCGCAACCGGCCAACAGAGAGAGCAGGGCGCAGGCGCCGAGTAGACGTTTCATTTCAAAGGCTCCCAAAAAATTGTGGCGAGGGAGCTTGCTCCCGCTCGGCCGCGAAGCGGTCGCAAAATCAGACAATGCATTTGCTGAAAAAATGCGGTGACTGATTTGGGCCTGCTTCGCAGACCAGCGGGAGCGAGCTCCCTCGCCACAGGGAATGGAGCCAGATTTGAAGGCTGGCTCCATTTGCATCAGCCTTCGAGCTTGCTTTTCAGCAATTCGTTCACCTGTTGCGGGTTGGCCTTGCCTTTGGAGGCTTTCATGGCCTGGCCGACGAAGAAGCCGAACATCTTGCCGCGCTTGGCTTCGTCTGCCGCACGGTATTGTTCGACCTGCTCGGCGTTGGCCGCGAGCATTTCGTCCAGCACCGCCGAGATCGCGCCGGTGTCGGTCACTTGCTTGAGGCCGCGCTTGTCGATGATCTCGTCCGCGCTGCCTTCGCCGTTGGCCATCGCTTCAAACACGACCTTGGCGATTTTGCCGGAGATGGTGTTGTCCTTGATGCGCAACAGCATGCCGCCCAGAAGCTCTGCGGAAACCGGCGACTCTTCGATGTCCAGGCCTTGCTTGTTGAGCAGGCTGCCCAACTCGACCATCACCCAGTTCGCCGCCAGTTTGGCGTCGCCGCCAATGCTTGCGACTTTCTCGAAGTAATCGGCTTGCTCACGGCTGGTGGCCAGCACGCTGGCGTCGTAGACCGACAGACCGAACTGCTCCTGGAAACGCTCGCGCTTTTGCGGTGGCAATTCCGGCAGGGTGGCGCGCACGTCGTCGAGGAACGAGTTCTCGATGACCACCGGCAACAGGTCCGGATCGGGGAAGTAACGGTAGTCGTTGGCTTCCTCTTTGCTGCGCATCGGACGGGTTTCGTCCTTGTTCGGATCGTACAGGCGGGTCTGCTGGATCACTTTTCCGCCGTCTTCGATCAGTTCGATCTGACGCTGGATTTCGCTGTTGATCGCCTTCTCGATGAAGCGGAACGAGTTGACGTTCTTGATCTCGCAGCGGGTGCCGAACTCGACCTGGCCTTTCGGACGGATCGACACGTTGCAGTCGCAACGCAGCGAGCCTTCGGCCATGTTGCCGTCGCAAATGCCCAGGTAACGGACCAGCGCGTGAACCGCCTTGACGTAAGCCACGGCTTCCTTGGCGCTGCGCATGTCCGGTTCGGAGACGATTTCCAGCAACGGCGTGCCGGCACGGTTCAGGTCGATGCCACTGGCGCCGCTGAACTCTTCGTGCAGGCTCTTGCCGGCGTCTTCTTCCAAATGCGCGCGGGTGATGCCGACGCGTTTGACCGTGCCGTCTTCGAGGGCGATGTCCAGGTGGCCCTTGCCGACGATCGGCAATTCCATCTGGCTGATCTGGTATCCCTTCGGCAAGTCCGGGTAGAAATAGTTTTTACGGGCGAACACGTTGTGCTGGCCGATCTCGGCGTCAATCGCCAGACCGAACATCACCGCCATGCGCACCGCTTCCTGGTTCAGCACCGGCAGCACGCCGGGCATGCCCAGGTCGATCAGGCTGGCCTGGGTGTTCGGCTCGGAACCGAACGTGGTGGAACTACCGGAAAAGATTTTCGACCGGGTGGTGAGCTGGGTGTGAATCTCCAGCCCGATCACGACTTCCCATTGCATGTGTGTCTCCTCAGAAGCCGGTTGGGGTGCGGGTGTGCCAGTCAGTGTTCAGCTGATACTGGTGCGCAACGTTGAGCAAGCGGCCTTCCTGGAAATACGGGGCGAGCAGTTGCACGCCGACCGGCAGACCGTCGACGAAACCGGCCGGCATGGACAAGCCCGGCAGACCCGCGAGGTTGGCGGTGATGGTGTAGACGTCTTCCAGGTACGCAGCGACCGGGTCGCTGTTCTTGGCGCCGAGCTTCCAGGCCGGGTTCGGCGTGGTTGGGCCGAGGATGATGTCGACCTCATTAAAGGCAGCCATGAAGTCGTTCTTGATCAAGCGACGAATCTTCTGCGCCTTGAGGTAATAGGCATCGTAGTAACCGGCGGACAGCGCATAGGCGCCGACCATGATCCGGCGCTGCACTTCCGGACCGAAGCCTTCGCGGCGGGAGCGTTTGTACAGGTCTTCGAGGTTTTTCGGGTCTTCGCAGCGGTAGCCGAAACGCACGCCGT of the Pseudomonas sp. MAG733B genome contains:
- a CDS encoding carboxymuconolactone decarboxylase family protein, which gives rise to MTDNKKPGVEVRRQVMGDAFVDRALGNATEFTQPLQDFVNEHAWGAVWNREGLPLKTRSLITLAALTALKCPQELKGHVRGALNNGCTVDEIREALLHCAVYAGVPAAIDAFRAAQEVIDSYQKSE
- a CDS encoding calcium/sodium antiporter → MVELLSGLFLLIAGAELMVRAAVRLAARLHVRPLIIGLTIVALGSSAPQMAVSLQATLAHNADIAVGSVIGSSIFNILVTLGLSALIIPLRVSRQLVRLDIPLMIGASLLVFVLAWNEELTRADGVILLTALLVYLALLLRQSRHSVRPVSSHNHTGEAPWFSSLLMIVVGLAMLVYAGHLLLGAAVAVATDLGLSERIIGLTIVAVSTSLPELATSLIAALRGQREIAVGNVIGSNLFNLLGVLGLTALVAPSPLSVSPNALDFDLPVMLGVAALCLPVFYSGYRVTRAEGLLFLGLYLAYGLHVVSFTTGMPLAGKLEHLMLFFVLPALLAFLLFTSLRAWRRQHHKRELP
- a CDS encoding septal ring lytic transglycosylase RlpA family protein is translated as MKRLLGACALLSLLAGCASNDIVDPHGYDKTGVASYYGAKHQGKRTASGERFDKNSMTAAHRQLPFGTRVKVTNLNNDRSCVVRINDRGPHTRGRLIDLSHEAAERLGMLKSGTARVRVQALD
- the gatB gene encoding Asp-tRNA(Asn)/Glu-tRNA(Gln) amidotransferase subunit GatB; protein product: MQWEVVIGLEIHTQLTTRSKIFSGSSTTFGSEPNTQASLIDLGMPGVLPVLNQEAVRMAVMFGLAIDAEIGQHNVFARKNYFYPDLPKGYQISQMELPIVGKGHLDIALEDGTVKRVGITRAHLEEDAGKSLHEEFSGASGIDLNRAGTPLLEIVSEPDMRSAKEAVAYVKAVHALVRYLGICDGNMAEGSLRCDCNVSIRPKGQVEFGTRCEIKNVNSFRFIEKAINSEIQRQIELIEDGGKVIQQTRLYDPNKDETRPMRSKEEANDYRYFPDPDLLPVVIENSFLDDVRATLPELPPQKRERFQEQFGLSVYDASVLATSREQADYFEKVASIGGDAKLAANWVMVELGSLLNKQGLDIEESPVSAELLGGMLLRIKDNTISGKIAKVVFEAMANGEGSADEIIDKRGLKQVTDTGAISAVLDEMLAANAEQVEQYRAADEAKRGKMFGFFVGQAMKASKGKANPQQVNELLKSKLEG